From the genome of Methanobacterium formicicum:
TTAGGTAATATATTACCTAAAGAGTGGGATGTGATATATAAACTTTGTGATCTACAAACAAAAAAACCATAAGATCTGTTGACCATAAAATTACCTAAGATACATTAGGGGTGGGTGCATCAATGGAACATTCTCATTCAGAACATGAAATGGAACAAGAAATGAAAAAGAAACACGACGATCATGATCATCACCATATGATCGCTGATTTTAAACGGCGTTTCTGGGTATGTCTGGTTTTAACTATTCCCATTGTATTTTTAACACCGCACATACAGCATGTTCTGGGTATCAAAGACTTCATTGCCTTTTATGGAGACACTTATGTGCTGTTCTTTTTATCTTCCGTGGTCTATTTTTACGGTGGTTATCCCTTCTTCAAAGGCATGTACCGTGAATTAAAGTCACGAATGCCCGGGATGATGACCCTAGTGGCAGTGGCCATTACCACCGCTTATATCTACAGTAGCGCCGTGGTCCTGGGACTTAAAGGTGAAATCTTCTTTCTGGAACTGGTTACCCTGATTGATATCATGCTCTTGGGGCACTGGCTGGAAATGCGTTCGGTTAGGGGTGCATCCCGGGCACTGGAGGAACTGGTAAAACTCTTACCTTCCTCCGCCCACAAAATAATGCCTGATGGGGAGACCATGGACATTCACCGGGACCAGCTGGAGGTGGGTGATCTGATTCTGGTTAAACCCGGGGAGAAAATCCCGGCAGATGGTCAGATCATCCAGGGTGAGACCAGTATCAATGAATCCATGCTCACCGGTGAATCACAGCCCGTTTATAAACAAGTGGGGGATGAGGTTATCGGGGGGTCCATCAATGGAGATGGCTCTCTTCAGGTGGAGATAATGAAAACCGGGAAGGATTCATTTCTATCCCAGGTTATCAACCTGGTGGAAGAGGCCCAGTCCAGCCAATCCAGAACACAGAATCTGGCGGACCGATTTGCCATGTACCTGACACTGATAGCACTTACCGGAGGATTCATAACCCTGGTCACCTGGATGATACTAACTGGACAGGATCTGGCCTTTTCCCTGGAAAGAGCAGTGACGGTGATGGTAACCACCTGCCCCCATGCACTGGGGCTGGCCATACCCCTGGTAGTGGCAGTTTCCACAGCACTGTCTGCCAGTAACGGATTGTTAATTAGAAACAGGACCTCCTTTGAAAAAGCCCGTAACATAGATGCCATTATCTTCGATAAAACCGGCACCCTGACCCAGGGAGAGTTTGGAGTTACCCAGGTCATAGCCCTAGACGATCTTAACCCGGAGGAAATTCTGAAGTACGCTGCATCCCTGGAGTCCCATTCAGAACATCCCATTGCCCGGGGAGTGGCTGCAGAGTTAACTGACCACTTACCAGTGGAAAATTTCAGCTCAATCCCTGGAAAAGGTGTAGAAGGGGTGATTCTGGGAAATGAAGTGAAAATTGTAAGTTCGGGATATCTAAACGAGTTAGGCTTTAGACTGGATAATACGCAGGTTGATGAATTATTATCTCGGGGTAAAACCACAGTTTTTGTAATTATCAATGGACAGCTCAAGGGGGTAATTGCCCTGGCGGACATCATCCGTCCCGAATCCAAGGAAACTGTTTCCCGGTTCAAAAAAATGGGTGTTAAGTGTCTCATGATAACCGGGGATAAACAGGAAGTAGCAGAATGGGTTTCTACAGAACTGGGCCTTGATCAATATTTTGCCGAGGTTTTACCGGAAGAAAAAGCCAAAAAAGTTAAAGAAATACAGAAAGAAGGTTATACCGTGGCCATGACAGGTGATGGCATCAACGATGCCCCTGCTCTGGCCCAAGCTGACGTGGGAATAGCTATTGGAGCAGGGACGGATGTGGCGGTGGAAACTGCGGACATAGTACTGGTGCGCAGTAACCCCCTGGATGCCCTCTACATAATTCAGTTGGCTCGTTCCACCTACCGGAAGATGGTGGAAAACCTGGTTTGGGGTGCCGGTTACAATATATTCGCCATCCCACTGGCTGCAGGAGTTCTATCTGCATATGGTATTATTCTAACCCCCGCCATGGGGGCAGTGTTAATGTCAGTCAGTACCATCATTGTGGCGGTCAACTCCCGGTTTTTGAAGGTGGAAAAATGATCATCTAATTTAGGTCTTTTAAACTTTTTCAAGATCTTCTTTTATGATCTAATACCTATTTCCAAGATATAAGGTCATAATCTGCACAGTTAACCCCATATTACTATGGTTTCGGCGGCCATATCTCCCATTCTCTGTTTTTCATCTGATTTGGCACTAACTATTAAACCCAATAAACCCGGTAAAATAAAGGGAAACAGGTCAGCAATCAACATAACATTCCTTAAAATACTCTGACGGTAACTAATTGGTTTTAGAGTATATTCGTCAACAACCCTCAACCCAGTAATCATTTTACCAACGGTTTTCCCATTTTTTTCCATTAAAACCGGATAAACAAAAAATATTAGTGTAGAAAGGATGAGCCAGACACCGGAGGCTAATCCCGGGCTGAAAGAATAGGGGTTTAGGTAAACCATTAGGAAAATCACCCCCATTAACACCAGGGACACGATGGTGAGGAGAGTAAGATCAATTAGAAAAGCCAAAACCTTGCGGGGAGTGGAAGCATACTCTATAAGTAAGGGTTCTCCGCATTCCCGGCAGTAGTTGGCTATTTCGGGGTTGATGGTTTTACAGTTAACACATTGGATTTCCGTGGCCACTGGATAAGGATCGCTCAACCGCCAGTGGGTTTTAAATATTAACGACAGTTTGTCTTTTTTCCCCCAAAATACTAGGGCTAATAGGATGAAGGGTAGAATGAAGTAGGGTACACCCAGTGATGTTCCAGAGGTTAACAGGGAGGGATAGTCACCTAAAAAGCTCAGACCGTTTCCTAAAGAGGTAACAATGATGTTGTTAGCTATGTGGGTGCCAATGGCAGTTTCCAGTCCGTTTTCTCCCAGGGTGATGATGCCCAGTACCATTCCCAAGATGAACATGTTAAATACTGATGATAATCCACTGGTAAAAGTCTGCCCATTCCCTAAATGACCTATTGCAAACAGAACTGATGTTGCAAAGATGGCTATTAATGGTTTGCGGGTTAAAAGTCCAATTCCCTGTAGGAGATACCCTCTGAAGAATATCTCTTCAAAGGAGGCCTGTATGGGGAATATAATCAGGCTCAATAGGAGTAATATAAAAAATGGCCAGTTAAATGTTAGATTAACTGTTGTGGGACTTAACAGAACATCCACCATCAGGGAAAATCCTAAAATAAGTGACCATAGGCCGGCACCCTTTAACATCCTCCTCCAGTTGAAATGGGAATCAGGGGTAATCATGTCTAGAAGTTTTTTCCCCTGGATTAGGCGGGAACATGCGTAAAAAAGTGCAAAGGCCAAGGCATAATATATC
Proteins encoded in this window:
- a CDS encoding copper-translocating P-type ATPase, with protein sequence MEHSHSEHEMEQEMKKKHDDHDHHHMIADFKRRFWVCLVLTIPIVFLTPHIQHVLGIKDFIAFYGDTYVLFFLSSVVYFYGGYPFFKGMYRELKSRMPGMMTLVAVAITTAYIYSSAVVLGLKGEIFFLELVTLIDIMLLGHWLEMRSVRGASRALEELVKLLPSSAHKIMPDGETMDIHRDQLEVGDLILVKPGEKIPADGQIIQGETSINESMLTGESQPVYKQVGDEVIGGSINGDGSLQVEIMKTGKDSFLSQVINLVEEAQSSQSRTQNLADRFAMYLTLIALTGGFITLVTWMILTGQDLAFSLERAVTVMVTTCPHALGLAIPLVVAVSTALSASNGLLIRNRTSFEKARNIDAIIFDKTGTLTQGEFGVTQVIALDDLNPEEILKYAASLESHSEHPIARGVAAELTDHLPVENFSSIPGKGVEGVILGNEVKIVSSGYLNELGFRLDNTQVDELLSRGKTTVFVIINGQLKGVIALADIIRPESKETVSRFKKMGVKCLMITGDKQEVAEWVSTELGLDQYFAEVLPEEKAKKVKEIQKEGYTVAMTGDGINDAPALAQADVGIAIGAGTDVAVETADIVLVRSNPLDALYIIQLARSTYRKMVENLVWGAGYNIFAIPLAAGVLSAYGIILTPAMGAVLMSVSTIIVAVNSRFLKVEK
- a CDS encoding RDD family protein, whose amino-acid sequence is MDRITFLDNAYLGKNQWWRYLLNLIITWIGPVLLLLIMLIPVLIFSYPFDTKINAETWIRDNPLVFLVFLGIYYALAFALFYACSRLIQGKKLLDMITPDSHFNWRRMLKGAGLWSLILGFSLMVDVLLSPTTVNLTFNWPFFILLLLSLIIFPIQASFEEIFFRGYLLQGIGLLTRKPLIAIFATSVLFAIGHLGNGQTFTSGLSSVFNMFILGMVLGIITLGENGLETAIGTHIANNIIVTSLGNGLSFLGDYPSLLTSGTSLGVPYFILPFILLALVFWGKKDKLSLIFKTHWRLSDPYPVATEIQCVNCKTINPEIANYCRECGEPLLIEYASTPRKVLAFLIDLTLLTIVSLVLMGVIFLMVYLNPYSFSPGLASGVWLILSTLIFFVYPVLMEKNGKTVGKMITGLRVVDEYTLKPISYRQSILRNVMLIADLFPFILPGLLGLIVSAKSDEKQRMGDMAAETIVIWG